The DNA segment TGGAAGAGGGCGGTGAAATAATATTGGATCGGGAAATAGTTGAATCTTGCCGGTTAAAAGTCGGTGGCGAGATAGGCGCCGATGAATTCGCGAAAATCAAATATCAGTCAGATTATAAGCGAGCCGGTGATTATGCCGCGTATTTATTGGCGGCCCGGGGATACTCATCGGGGATGCTAAAACAAAAAATGAGCGAAAAGGGATTCGACCCCAGGGCCGCGAACACGGTTCTGTCGGAATTAAGGCGCAGCGGTCTGGTCGATGACAGGCGGTACGCGATTCAGACCGCAGAATCACTTCTTCGCCGGAAACCGGCCGGCCGGAAATTCCTGGTCGCTTATCTTCAGGCCCGTCACATTCCACACCGGCTGGCGGAAGAAGCTGTCGCCAAAGTGATGGAAAATATCGATGAAGTCGAACTGGCCCAAAGGCTTTTGGAGAAAATCAGGAATCGGCTCGGCAAATTTGAACTTGAAACAGCCCGCGCCAAAGCGTATAATTACCTCTCGCGCCGTGCCATCGGATACAACGCGGCCAGAAAAGCGTTTGACATAATTTGGAAGAAGGAGCCCGAAGATTAAAGCGTCAGATATAAGAAAATCGTTCGTCGATCATTTCAGGTCGAAAGATCATCACGAACTGCCGTCATCGCCGGTAATCCCCTTCGATGACCCCACCATTCTTTTTGCCAATGCCGGGATGAACCAGTTCAAGGATATCTTTACGGGAAAGAAGAAGGCCGAATTCAAGAGGGTCGTGACCGTCCAGAAATGTATGCGGGCCGGGGGAAAGCATAACGATCTGGAAAATGTCGGGCGAACCGGTCGGCACCAGACTTTTTTTGAGATGCTGGGGAATTTTTCGTTCGGCGATTATTTCAAAGAGGCCGCCATTCTATATGCCTGGGAGTGGGTAAATAAGACTTTGCAACTCCGGCCGGATAGACTGTATGCCACGGTATATGAAGATGATGACGAAGCCTTTGCGCTTTGGGAAAAAATCGCCCCGGAACTGAAGGACGGCCGGGTGCTTCGGTTCGGCAAGAAGGATAATTACTGGTCGATGGGTGATGTCGGCCCCAACGGCCCGTGCAGCGAACTGCACTATGACCGGGGAGCGCAATATAGTTGCGGCAAGGAGACCTGTTTTGTCAATTGCGACTGCGACCGGTATGTCGAGATCGGGAACCTAGTTTTCATGCAGTATAATTCGAAACCCGACGGCACTGTTGAGCCGCTTCCGAAGCCGTCGGTCGATACCGGCTCCGGCCTGGAACGGATCACGGCCATCATTCAGGGGGTAAATTCCAATTACGAGACCGATTTATTCACCGGCATAATTGCGCAGGTCGAAGAAATTTCGAAGAAAAAATATGATATCGGCGAACCGGGGGTGTCACATCGGGTGATCGCCGATCATCTTCGGGCCCTGACATTTTGTATTGCCGACGGCGGGGGGTTGTCCAATGAGAAGCAGGGGTATGTATTGCGCCGGATTTTGCGCCGCGCCGCGCGCCACGGCCGCCTCCTTGATGTCCACGAGCCGTTTATTTATAAATTGGTACCGACACTGGTCGGCGTGATGGGTGATGTTTATCCGGAAATAAAGCAGCGGCAGGAGCATATCGAGAATGTCATCCGCTCCGAGGAAGAATCGTTCGGGCGGACCCTTGACAACGGTCTGGAGTTGTTTGACGAGGTCGCTAAAAAGACGGTCGGATCCGGCAACAAGGTAATTCCCGGTGAGCAGATATTCAAATTGTATGATACCTTTGGTTTCCCGGTCGATCTGACCGCGGTGATGGCGGAGGAAAAGGGCCTGACGCTCGATATGGCGGGTTTCGAGGCGGCGATGGCCTTACAGCAGGAGAAGGCACGGGCGGCGTCGCAATTCGATAATGCATACGGGAAAGAAATCGCCGCTCTGCAGGAGATTCTCCTGAAGAATGAAACAGCGGCGAATATCGCAACGAAATTTGCCAGGGACAGATTTATAATAACAGCCAAAGTCGCGGAAGCGCTGGAAATTCCGGGGGCGCAGGTTAACCGTCTGGCCATAATTCCCGATCAGACGCCGTTTTACTCCGAAGCGGGGGGACAGATCAGCGATGCCGGGTTAATAGCCGGAAATCTTTTCAAAGCCAGGGTGGTATCTATTTTCCGATTCAACGATGCGCTTGTGCATATTTGCGAAGTATTTGAAAAAGGATATAATAATATCGGGCAATTGAAGGGAACGGAAGCGCAATTCGAAATCGATTCGCCCCGGCGCTGGGATATTATGCGCAACCATACGGCGACACATCTTCTGCACGCCGCCCTGAGAAAAGTCCTTGGTGAGCATGTGCATCAATCGGGTTCGTATGTCGGCCCGGATAAACTGCGGTTCGACTTTTCGCATTTCAAGCCGATGACGCCCGAAGAATTGGTCCGCGTGGAGAAAATTGTCAATGAAGAGATTCTTACCGGAGGGCCGGTGCTGACGGTGGAAGAAGATATTGAGAAGGCTAAGAAATCGGGGGCAATGGCGATTTTCGGCGAGAAGTACGGGAGCCGGGTGCGCGTGGTGACGGTGGGGGATTTTTCGAAAGAGTTGTGCGGCGGAACGCATGTTGACCTGGTATCTCAAATCGGGCCGTTCTTGATAACTCTCGAGACCGGTATTGCTTCCGGGATCCGCCGTATCGAGGCGATTACCGGGCGCTCCGCTATCGTCAAAATGCTGGAACAGAAGAAGTCGTTCGACGATATCGCCCGGTTGCTTAACCGGACCGAAGGGGAAATTGTCGGCGCAATCGGAGATTTGAACCAGAAAGTCTTAGAGTTGCAGAAGGAGAACAAGAAACTCAAGACCGAAAAATTCGCCGGCGGGGCGGTATCGATTGGAAAGGAAATATCAATCGGCGCCATAAAATTCCGTTTTCATGATTTCGGGGAAGTGGACGCCGAAGAAATGGCCGGATGGGTAGACAGCGGGAAAGGAGCCGCGGGGTCTCTGGTGACGGCGGCTCTGGGGAAAGTGGATGGCAAATTGACCCTGATGGTATCTTCGAGCAATGGCGTGAAATCGCATATTGGAAATATTTCCCGAGATATCCTGAAACGATTCGGCGGGCGCGGGGGAGGCAAGGACAATTTTGCGCAGGGGACGGTACCGGCCGAGTGCAATTCGGACGAATTTTTCCGGGCGTTTGGAGAGAAACTGAGGGAATAGATTAAGGGCCATTGACGCATGACCGTATTTGACCGATTATTACAGACGCGAAACCGCAAGGGGGGAGGTTTTTTCCTTCTTCTGGATCCGGATCGCCTTTCCCCGCGAGCGATCGAGGAGCTGGTTGGAGCGGCTTCGGACGCCGAGGTCGATGCC comes from the Candidatus Zixiibacteriota bacterium genome and includes:
- a CDS encoding hypothetical protein (Evidence 5 : Unknown function), with amino-acid sequence MESAHTIISIRRKGKTMVVSLEEGGEIILDREIVESCRLKVGGEIGADEFAKIKYQSDYKRAGDYAAYLLAARGYSSGMLKQKMSEKGFDPRAANTVLSELRRSGLVDDRRYAIQTAESLLRRKPAGRKFLVAYLQARHIPHRLAEEAVAKVMENIDEVELAQRLLEKIRNRLGKFELETARAKAYNYLSRRAIGYNAARKAFDIIWKKEPED
- the alaS gene encoding Alanine--tRNA ligase, which codes for MNQFKDIFTGKKKAEFKRVVTVQKCMRAGGKHNDLENVGRTGRHQTFFEMLGNFSFGDYFKEAAILYAWEWVNKTLQLRPDRLYATVYEDDDEAFALWEKIAPELKDGRVLRFGKKDNYWSMGDVGPNGPCSELHYDRGAQYSCGKETCFVNCDCDRYVEIGNLVFMQYNSKPDGTVEPLPKPSVDTGSGLERITAIIQGVNSNYETDLFTGIIAQVEEISKKKYDIGEPGVSHRVIADHLRALTFCIADGGGLSNEKQGYVLRRILRRAARHGRLLDVHEPFIYKLVPTLVGVMGDVYPEIKQRQEHIENVIRSEEESFGRTLDNGLELFDEVAKKTVGSGNKVIPGEQIFKLYDTFGFPVDLTAVMAEEKGLTLDMAGFEAAMALQQEKARAASQFDNAYGKEIAALQEILLKNETAANIATKFARDRFIITAKVAEALEIPGAQVNRLAIIPDQTPFYSEAGGQISDAGLIAGNLFKARVVSIFRFNDALVHICEVFEKGYNNIGQLKGTEAQFEIDSPRRWDIMRNHTATHLLHAALRKVLGEHVHQSGSYVGPDKLRFDFSHFKPMTPEELVRVEKIVNEEILTGGPVLTVEEDIEKAKKSGAMAIFGEKYGSRVRVVTVGDFSKELCGGTHVDLVSQIGPFLITLETGIASGIRRIEAITGRSAIVKMLEQKKSFDDIARLLNRTEGEIVGAIGDLNQKVLELQKENKKLKTEKFAGGAVSIGKEISIGAIKFRFHDFGEVDAEEMAGWVDSGKGAAGSLVTAALGKVDGKLTLMVSSSNGVKSHIGNISRDILKRFGGRGGGKDNFAQGTVPAECNSDEFFRAFGEKLRE